The genomic DNA GCACCCATGCCGTAGGCGGTCTTTCCGAAAACGATTTCATCTGTGCCGCCAGGGTTGAGCAACTCCTGGTGTGAATAGGGGGAGAATGGTATGCGTTACGACTATGTCATCGTGGGGGGCGGAATGGCTGCCGACGCGGCCGTAAAGGGAATTCGCGAGATCGACGGCAGCGGCACGATCGCTCTTATTTCCGAGGAATCGGCCCCGCCTTATGCTCGGCCACCCTTGTCAAAAAAGTTGTGGCAGGGAAAGCCGGTGGAAAGCATCTGGCGTGGGACCGAAGCGGCAGGCGCTGAGCTGTTTCTCGGGCATAGGGTGGAGCACCTCGACCCGCGGGAAAAGGCGGTCCGTGACAGCAGCGGTTCGATCTTCGAGTACGGCAAGCTCCTGCTTGCCACAGGGGGCTCGCCCCGCCGTTTCCTTTTCTCCAATAACGAAGTCATCTACTTCCGTACATTGGGGGACTATACTCTGCTTCGGGAGCTCACCGAGAAGGGGCAGCGCTTCGCAGTGATCGGAGGCGGCTTTATAGGATCTGAAATCGCCGCGGCGCTGGCTATGGTCGGAAAAGAAGTAACTCTCCTCTTTCCGGAGGCGTCTATATGCAAAAAGGTATTCCCTGCGGACCTGAGCCTGTTTCTCAACGAGCACTACCGGAGGCAGGGGGTTGAGGTGCTGGCGGGGGATACTGTTGCGGGAGTTGCGCGGCACGGGGAATTGCTTACGGTCAAGACGGGCAGCAGCAGGCTCCTTTCGGTTGACGGCGTCGTAGCGGGGCTCGGCATCGATCTGAACCTGGAGCTGGCAGTGCGGGCGGGATGCACGACAGGCAACGGAATCGAGGTCGACGAGCAACTGCGGGCCCTTCCTCCCGATATTTTCGCCGCAGGGGATGTGGCATCGTATCATGTGCCGGCCTTGGAGGGGCGGTATAGGTTCGAGCATGAAGACAACGCCCTTGCGATGGGGCGCCAGGCCGGTCGCAATATGGCTGGGGCCGGTGAGGCTTACCGCCACCTGCCGTTCTTCTATTCCGACATGTTCGATCTGGGTTATGAGGCTGTGGGGGAACTGGATGCCGGGCTGGATGTAGTGGCCGACTGGCAGGAGCCGTATCGTAAGGGAGTGCTCTATTATATGCGCCAGGACAAGGTGCGTGGAGTCCTCCTCTGGAATGTATGGGACCAGGTTGACCACGCCCGCCGTCTCATCGAATCAGGCGTACAGGTGAAGGCGGATGAGCTTAAGGGGCGGCTGCCTGCATAGTGTGTTGAGGCTGCAATGTCATTTTTATAGGAGGAGGGAGTTATGAGCCATGTCCATGATCCTAACAACAACGATTACAGCCACATTCTGGGTCTGCTTCACCGCAAGCTGACAGACGAGCAGCAGGTGCGCTTCGAGGGATACATCGCCGAAATTTTTTCCGCACTCGGTCTAGACCTCAATTCCGAATCCGCCAGGGAGACACCCAGCCGCTATTTAAAGGCCATGCTCGACATAACGAGCGGCTATGACGGTGACCCTAAGCTCGTAAAGGCGTTCGAAACCGAGTGCCGGGGGGGCTCCGACTGCCGACTCAGCCAGGTGATCGAAGGCCCGATCAGCTTCTTTTCCCTCTGTGAGCACCACGCTCTTCCCTTTTTCGGCTACGCCTATATAGGATACATTCCTCACGAGCACATTTTCGGCCTTTCAAAGCTGAGCCGTCTAGTGCATCTCTTTGCCGCGCGGTTTGCCGTTCAGGAGCGGATCGGCAAGCAGATTGCCGACGCGATGGTAACCATCCTCCAGCCTCACGGGGTGGCGGTATATCTGGAGGCGCACCACCTGTGCATCGAGATGCGCGGCGTGAGGGAGAAGACACCTACGACGCGGACCACTTTCTGGCGCGGATTCTATGAGGATGACCCCGCATTGAGGGCGGAGTTTCTAAATTCGTGCGGTATACACAAGTAGCGGGGGAGGAGATGAAGCTCGAAGGGAAAACGGCCCTTGTGACGGGGGGCGCTGTTCGTCTCGGCAGATCTCTGGCTACGGCGCTTGCGACTCGCGGTGTGCGGGTTGCTGTGCATTATGCGGCCTCTGAAGCGGCTGCGGTAGACACCGTTTCGTCCATTCTCGATGCGGGAGGAGAAGCGGAACGTTTTTCAGCTGATCTGCGGCGGACGGAGGAAGTCACGGGACTCGTGGATCGAGTTGTTGCGCGGTTCGGCGTAATCGACATCCTCGTGAACAATGCTGCGATTTTCTACCCAGGAGACTTGGAGACTACCGACGAATGGAACTGGGACGAGCACTTTGCGCTTAACCTCAAGGCGCCGTTCTTTCTTTCCCGGCAGTTCGTGCGGCAGCTGGGAGGGGGGGAGGGGCAGATAATCAATATCGCCGACTGGCGCGCTATCCGTCCCGGCCCCGATTACATCGCCTATACCATCACAAAGAGGGGAATAATTACGATGACCGAGAGCCTGGCACTGGCTCTCGCTCCCCGCGTTCGCGTGAATGCCATCGCACCCGGAGCGATTCTTCCCCCTCCCGGAAAAAATGCTTCCTACCTCGAAGATCTTGCCGAACGGATACCTCTTCAAAGAAGCGGCTCCCCTCAGGATGTTGCAGAGGCGTTGTTCTACCTTCTCGAAGCCGGATACGTCACCGGACAGACCATCTTCGTCAATGGCGGCCAGCATCTCTGAAAAAGAAAGGAAGCACCCGTGAGCGATATTATCCGGATAGAAAAACTCCTCCTCAGGACGGTCATAGGCATAACTCCTGAAGAGCGCCATAATCGGCAGGACGTCGTCATCAGCCTCGCCCTCTTTGTCGACACGCGCAGTGCCGGCAGGAGTGACGACATCGGGAACGCGCCGGTAAATTATCGCACTCTGGTCAAGAAGATCGTCCCGGTGGTGGAGGGGGGGGAGTTCAATCTCGTGGAAAAGCTTGCCGCGGACATTGCCCGGCTTTGTCTGGCCGAACCGGGGGTGGAAAGGGTCCGCGTGTCGGTGGACAAGCCGGGGGCGCTGCGGTTTGCCAAGTCCGTCGGCGTTACCATCGAGCGGGGGAGAGGGGATGCATGACTCCGGGAACCAGCAATCAGGCCCTCCTTTCGCTGGGATCGAATATCGAGCCGGAGCGCAATCTGCCTGAAGCAGTCCGGCAGCTCTCCCGTTACGGGCAGATACGCTGCGTCTCAACCGTCTGGGAGAGCCCACCTTTCGGATATGAAGAGCAGGCCAACTTTCTCAACGCTGCGGTATGGCTGGAGACTGATCTTTCTGCTGCAGAACTCAAGGATCATGCAATTGCCGAAATCGAGCGTGTCCTCGGCCGCATCCGCGGTCCGAACCCCAACGGTCCCCGCACCATCGACATCGACATCGTATTCTTCAATCCCGACCCTCTTCGGACCGGTTCGCGCTACATCTCAGATACTGAGGCGCTGGAGCATCCATACATTACGATACCGCTGGGAGAAATCGCGCCGGAGTGGCGACATCCTGAAACCGGAGAGACCCTGGCCGAAACAGCCGCCCACATGTCGCCGGAGACCTCCGGAATGCGACGCAGGGATGACGTGAAGATTGATCCCCCTAGATCTCCGGCGTGAACAGCTCAAGGCGGTAGATATTCAATTCCTTTTCCACCATTCCCACCTCTTCGACCATCTCCCTGAATATCCAGGTTCCGAACGTTTTCTCCTCCCTCTCCATGAAAATTTCAGACAGTGATGCCAGATCGTAGGCCGTGGCGCGTTCGTGAAGCGCCGGGAAAAGGACGGTATCCTCCCGTGATTTGTGCGGGCGATACATGGTTATGAATGCCTTCAGCGATTTTGCCACATCGCTTCTGTTCCGCGGGTTGCCCAGGGCTTCCCGGTCACCGAGGCGATTCAGGCGTTCTACATGCAGGCGCCCCGCCTTATGCTGCTGCACGAGCACCTTTACAAGTGGCGAGAAGCCTTCGATGCTTGCGAACCAGGGAAAGACGTATTCTTCTTCCAGCTTTTCGTGAAAATCCTGGACGTAGCGGCGAATCAGGTACGTCGCCTGTGGAAGGGCTTCTTCGGGAAGTTCACGCTCCTCCGCCAATCGCAGGGCGATATCTTCATAAATAAGCAGCAGCCGGTCCAGTATTCCGTGTTCTCGCATCAGTTCTTCCACGGCCGGTATATCCTCCCCCTCCGGAGGTTCCGCTGCGAGGGTATGGCCCGGGTGCAGGAGCGGCGCGGCGGCAAGTATCATCGATCCTCGTTTGAGGAAGGTCCTTCGGTTCTGCATCTCGTTAAGAATTCGCATGTAAAACCCCCGCTTGCCGTCGATTGATGTTCGTCCAAAATTATATCGCAAGCGGGAGAGGATTCAGCGGGGGCGCAGCGAAGAATGGGGAGTAATTGCCAAGGGACTATTTCTCTATCCTGAAGTCGTGCGATATGGTCTGCACCATCGTGCCGCCCGGGCCGAACGTTCGTTCGATGAAGCTGACCGAACCGTCGTAACTTGTTAGGAGCACCGTTGA from Geobacter sp. DSM 9736 includes the following:
- a CDS encoding NAD(P)/FAD-dependent oxidoreductase, which encodes MRYDYVIVGGGMAADAAVKGIREIDGSGTIALISEESAPPYARPPLSKKLWQGKPVESIWRGTEAAGAELFLGHRVEHLDPREKAVRDSSGSIFEYGKLLLATGGSPRRFLFSNNEVIYFRTLGDYTLLRELTEKGQRFAVIGGGFIGSEIAAALAMVGKEVTLLFPEASICKKVFPADLSLFLNEHYRRQGVEVLAGDTVAGVARHGELLTVKTGSSRLLSVDGVVAGLGIDLNLELAVRAGCTTGNGIEVDEQLRALPPDIFAAGDVASYHVPALEGRYRFEHEDNALAMGRQAGRNMAGAGEAYRHLPFFYSDMFDLGYEAVGELDAGLDVVADWQEPYRKGVLYYMRQDKVRGVLLWNVWDQVDHARRLIESGVQVKADELKGRLPA
- the folE gene encoding GTP cyclohydrolase I; translated protein: MSHVHDPNNNDYSHILGLLHRKLTDEQQVRFEGYIAEIFSALGLDLNSESARETPSRYLKAMLDITSGYDGDPKLVKAFETECRGGSDCRLSQVIEGPISFFSLCEHHALPFFGYAYIGYIPHEHIFGLSKLSRLVHLFAARFAVQERIGKQIADAMVTILQPHGVAVYLEAHHLCIEMRGVREKTPTTRTTFWRGFYEDDPALRAEFLNSCGIHK
- a CDS encoding SDR family oxidoreductase, translated to MRYTQVAGEEMKLEGKTALVTGGAVRLGRSLATALATRGVRVAVHYAASEAAAVDTVSSILDAGGEAERFSADLRRTEEVTGLVDRVVARFGVIDILVNNAAIFYPGDLETTDEWNWDEHFALNLKAPFFLSRQFVRQLGGGEGQIINIADWRAIRPGPDYIAYTITKRGIITMTESLALALAPRVRVNAIAPGAILPPPGKNASYLEDLAERIPLQRSGSPQDVAEALFYLLEAGYVTGQTIFVNGGQHL
- the folB gene encoding dihydroneopterin aldolase, which encodes MSDIIRIEKLLLRTVIGITPEERHNRQDVVISLALFVDTRSAGRSDDIGNAPVNYRTLVKKIVPVVEGGEFNLVEKLAADIARLCLAEPGVERVRVSVDKPGALRFAKSVGVTIERGRGDA
- the folK gene encoding 2-amino-4-hydroxy-6-hydroxymethyldihydropteridine diphosphokinase, with translation MTPGTSNQALLSLGSNIEPERNLPEAVRQLSRYGQIRCVSTVWESPPFGYEEQANFLNAAVWLETDLSAAELKDHAIAEIERVLGRIRGPNPNGPRTIDIDIVFFNPDPLRTGSRYISDTEALEHPYITIPLGEIAPEWRHPETGETLAETAAHMSPETSGMRRRDDVKIDPPRSPA
- a CDS encoding hemerythrin domain-containing protein gives rise to the protein MRILNEMQNRRTFLKRGSMILAAAPLLHPGHTLAAEPPEGEDIPAVEELMREHGILDRLLLIYEDIALRLAEERELPEEALPQATYLIRRYVQDFHEKLEEEYVFPWFASIEGFSPLVKVLVQQHKAGRLHVERLNRLGDREALGNPRNRSDVAKSLKAFITMYRPHKSREDTVLFPALHERATAYDLASLSEIFMEREEKTFGTWIFREMVEEVGMVEKELNIYRLELFTPEI